The nucleotide window ACTCTAGTGGGGGAATGGCCCTGTTTTGAAGGGAAGCACATCCCTCTGTTTCTCAAGTTGGTTTCACTTTCCATGGGGGAAATCTCATGAGAAGACAATCCCCTGCCCAGCTACAGCTGACcaacttatttattgtatttatcccacttttcagaAAATTATTGTTTCCCATAACATGTCACATCAATAAAAAGGAGACCTGCCCTGCCCTGCGGCTTACAAACTAGAAAGAAGATACATGAGGAAAGGGAAATAGAAGGAAAACGTAGAGGAGGGAGATCAGTTCTTCAAAGCCAGAACAAAGTGGTGAGCTATAAGCAAGTAGTTTTATCCAGTTTGGGGCAGGCTGATCTTCCTTTTTTCTGCTGTTCTAGCTTGAATAGCAGGTGGTGGATCTTGTTCCTTCGGCCCAATCAAGGACAGGATGGGGCCAAATTAATATGTGCAAATTGCAAGAAGTATACAGAAAGAAGTATACATATTTAGATCATGGGCCCGGGATTCCAACTTATTGTTTTAGGATATCATTTATTCttcctgaataataataataataataataaacatatatcctgcccttccttccaaaaggcagcttcctacattgttCGGCTGCAGTTTGCCTAATCATACCTTCTACCCTTTAACCCAAAGAAGAAATGGTATATAAGCACTGTACAAATAGACTTTGCCTAcaggcttttaatttttttttagaaaaaaattctGCCaggattaacagcacaatcctaaccatgtctgctcagaagtaaatcctattttatttattgtagttTATTTTCAGGAAAAGGGGGTTAGGATGGCTGCCtaaatcagtaaataaataaataaaaatacattcccTTGGGAAATACAGGCTTTGCTATGTTTGCTATCTCTATGCTCCagttttgaaaatatattttggTCTGGCAAACCTCTATGACATAGTCGGGTGGTGTTAACTCCCGCTGCGTGCGCCTTTAACCCTTCCCAAGATTATCATTGGTGAATCTTGGTACCCTCCTCCGTTTTTCCTGCCAAATCAAGAATGCCGCATTGTGCCGGATGCAGAAGAGCTGGTTCGAGCATAGAGCGTTTATCTTGCATCTCTTCGACTGGCTCTTCCCCGTTTAAAGAACGAGAGGTGCACCAATCAGATATGCTTATTTGTCCTCCCTGGCCAACCTGCTCTTTGCTTCCGCCTCTTCCTTGAGAATTCTCCGCCCATTAAAGGCGCTGAGAGGTCACTTGGTGCTGAGGTGCAGGAAATGGGAAATCTGAATCTCTCCTGCGCCTTGTCTCCGGTATCATTTTTTCTTCCGAAGCTCCTCCTTCAGCGTCTGTGTCCTGATCTTTACTCCTTGCATCCTAGATCTTCTTTCTGTATTACATGATGGAGGGACAACATATAATGGCTCAGGTGCATATACAGACCCCAATCTCTTCCTCGTCGTCATCGTCGTCTGTGGCTGGGGAAGAATCCAGGAGGATGCTGAATCCAGCACGAGTGGCAGCCCGGGAGAGAATGGTGGGAGGCCGTTTGTTGGACAGTCATAGCTTGGATGGGATAAGCCAAGTGTATGGAGCAGCCAAAGTTCAGGAAGGTAGGAGGGCCACCATATCCAGTGCCCTGGAGCTAGAAGGGACAGTGAGCCATGATGGGGACCTGACTCATTTTGTGGCCAATAACCTGCAAATGAAGATCAAGATGAGCTCCCGGGGCAGTCTGGATGACACAGAACCCCCCTCCTTGTCAGTGTCATCACAACTGCCTGTTAGGGGCAAAACTGCAGACATACCTCCAATTGACCCACAGGTGATTAGCGATCTGGAAAGGGTCACTAGGGATGTGGCGCAGAAAGTGGACCAGATGTTAAGAGCTTTGAACAGCGCTATCCAGAACATGACAGCCCTCAGCGTGGGGTACATCCAGACTTACCGGGATGCTGTGGACAGCTTGGGTGAATCAGTGGACATGAGCATCAAAGGAATGTATACTCTGATGGCAAGGTGTGAGGAGTTGGACCGCTCCATGCAACCTGTCCATACCCTTGCTAAACAGATTCGGGAGATCAAGAGGACCCTGGAGATCTTTGAGGCACTTTGCAAGTAGTGCCTCTTTCAGAAGAACTAATTAACTCATTCAGTAGTGGCGAGTGAAGCAGGAGCGGATACCTGATCTACTGAGTCATACTCAAAAAGGGAAAAGTGTGGGTGTTTTGCTTGCACTATAATAAATGAATTATGGCTGTGTTTCTCAAACATTATGAACTCTTGTCCCATTTTAAATTTACCAAACCTTACCTCATACACCCAAACTCTAGAAACCTCATTGGGGGCCTACCTGCCTGCCATTTACAACCCTTGAACCCTTCCTCACCCACTAAAAGTCCAACATCCATCTGTGCTGCTTCAACCCCAGATAAGACCCTACACCTCCTCTCCTAGTGCTACTTTATCTTCAGCCTAAGGTAGCTGATGAGACCCACAACCCCACTTCTCTCATCAGTCCAGAGGAGTTATGACTCATGAGTTGGGAAAAGCAGACTGGACTATTTCTGGGCTAGTTACCAGTAGGATATGCATCTAAAAAAGCAGGAGTTCATCATGAGTGTTTTGTTCAAGCTGACTCACTGATGTTGGGTCTCAAAATCTGTTTCAAAAAAGTCAGGTCATAGGATCTGAATTCCCACAAGGTGTACTAAGTAGAATTAATTTGTGTCTCATACATACAGAGTGGTTGTAGAGTGTCTTTTCCTGACTTGATAAGTTCTTGCAGCCACTCACAATGCATCTTGGATTAGGGGAACAGGGCTATCAAGGGCATTGTGATTATAAGAAAGCTGTGAGAGCCAAAATGTATTTACCATACATTGTTTCTTATACTCTTAAATGTTCATCTGTGTACACTTCCCAAATAATAACTTACAAACCTGAAAGAATGTTCCAAATAGAGTGCTTACTTGGTCTCAAATGCAGGTGCAAGCATATTATAaaccagggctgggaaacctttttttatCCAGGACCATTGACCCACAGCCAAAACCAAATCTGGGGACACACACAATAATTAATTGATTGCACTATGTTAATTGTACAATGAATACCATAAATAAGTAAGAATACTGAAATGCCCAGAAATATAGTGTTGGAGGGCTGCCATCTTCTGAAGCTTCTGGGTACTTAGGTTGGGATCCACTTACTAACAGGAATAATACTATAACTATCCCTGAAAAAGGAGGAGGTAAAGGCCTGCCCATCTTATATAACCCTTGagcctctccttccccccacccacctCCTTTCAAGGATCATTTCCATTGAAGCAGGAAAGACAGGTTGGGgaggtttggaagctgcagcttcaaGATGCTAGAAGCCCAACCAATCATTCTTCTTGCTGGCCCTTCTCTTGGTAGAGGACTGGGGGTGTTGGACACTGCTGCATGAAGATGCTTGGAGCACCTTCTAGTGCCCAACTGACCACTTTCTGATCTGGCcctttgggggggaggaggaagaaaggagctttctGATAATGCCAAAGGGCTGGAAGAAGTTAAGGGGGGCTGTATCCCACCCTTGAGCTGGAGATACTGCACCCTGTCATAGACAAAAGGCACTTGACACATAAATATGGAACAGTTTTGCTAGCAGAAAAATGGTAGAAGCTCAGTACCACATAAGATTTCTGACATGTTTCAAAAGATCTAAGTGAGAggctccatgggggggggggaacttatCATAATATTAGCATCAACACCGTCAGTGAAAATAGGACATGCTTCCTACCAACTGAGAGAGTGGCTAGATTAATTCTGTATGATGGACTATCTCAATATGGCCACTGTAAAGGAGGATCTCATAACTTGCTTCAAAACCTTTGGGAAGCCCCCCTGTCATACATTCAGAATTTTGGCTTTAGCAACCCAGTGTTTCTCTcatccacccacccccaaatcagCTGTACTTGCTCTTGCACATGGACAAAACTGGCTGAACATGGGATGGATTTCAAGCAGTGCATATTTGTTAAGCATAAGATTTAGACAGTGATCAGGTGATGCGAGTTAGCTTGGGATTTATGAGGAACAAATATTGCTGCCTAGCTACTAGTGAGCTGAAGAATATCTCTTCACATAATCTTAGTGTGCACTACTCAATTGCATCCCTTAATTATACCAGCAGTAATAGTAATTTCTGTctgcatttttttcctttgtgACACTCAGTTATTTCTTataatttataccccacttttcatcCACAAAATTGGCTACCAGAACAACTTATAACAATTAAAATTTGtcacaaaaagttaaaatataaaataagggATAcatagatggtgtgtgtgtgtgtgagagagagggggggatgaGGGGTGGTGTCTGCAGCTCACCATTCTAACAGCTGggctttgttgtttgtttctgGCATATTGGCTTGTTCTTACCATAATTTGCAGTCTGTTTTATACCTTCTACACATTTTTAATTACAGCCAATTTCTGAACCCCCCATAGAATATACAGCATACATTTAGTATATGTGCTGCCAAAGCGAgcactgcaccatacatttaaagcacataacttcccccaaagaatcctgggaactgtagtttaccctttcaCAGAGTTAtagttcctagcacccttaacaaactacagttcccaggattttgagtggaagttatgtgctttaaatgtatggtgtgtacacagcctacaaTCAGTATTTTTATGATTACAGAGGGAGAAAATATGTCTTACCAAATATTGTAGTGTTAGAGCCTGGCAGAATATGAAGAAGCCGGTGCTGTCTCCTGCTGGAGTCATGGAGAACGAGCGAGCATGATGGGTGTTCTCCACATATTGATGAAGGTGGCCTTCCTTGAGAGGGATCCATTCAGCCATTTTTTATTCTGGTGGAACACTGAGTTACTATTGGTATGGCTCATCTGGTATACATTAATGAGTACCAAACAAAATTCTCTCTGTTATATGGCTAGTTACTCCATTGTCGTGGGCATTTTGGCATGAAGAGTCTTGTCAGTGTGTGTTTTCAGTGATGAGTCATGATTAAAGAGCTGATGAATCATACAAAGTGGGTCCACTCTCTCACATCCTAAGATCCTCTGCTTCCTTGGGGAGGGGTTGCTATGTCAGAAGAGTGTACAAAATCCCTTTACTATGTTTAGGCTACAAACCTAATAACTCAACATGGAGAAAGCCCCAATGTgcacagtggaatttacttccaaataaacacaaGATTTGCTATTCAGGGTATCGCACAACAGACAGATTTCCACATGCACCCATTTTTTTCCAGTCAGTGCAGGATTTGTTGTATGGTTAAAGCTGGGATCTAATTTAACTGTGGATATTGAACCAGGCAGGGTTTTATTTGAGCAGGGGTTGAACCCCAAAATCTACTTTGAATAGGTGATTAACTGTGGGACCAACCAGGTTCCGCAGAATACCGGTGTTCCAGGTAATAGGAGATTTCATTGTTGTGACATTCTTCTGTGGACGAGCTTGAGGGAAAACTTTCAGTTGGGATATGATTTGCTATTGTCATGAGCATGCAAACAGGGCATACTTCTGTATCAAATTAGATTTTTTAGAAAAATAGTCTCCATCCTTAACCTGTTCACACAGAACTGGGATGTTCGAGCCATTTCTGTGTTTAGAAATTCAGTGTGGGAGCCGGGAAAGTGTCAATTACTCCGGATTAGCTATCTCGAAGGGCAAAGGTGTGACCCCGTTCAGGGTGGAACATATATGCAACCGTAATAAAGGAAAAAGTGGAGGGGAGAGGCTCCCAAGAGGAGTGGTTAATCACGCTTTGTTCCTTCGTGAAGGTTTCGAGCGCGCAGCGCGCTGCCCATAAACAGTTTGATTAAAGGGCGGGAAAAAGAGTCCAGCTGCCTGAGTAGGGGGCGGAGTTAAATGGGCCGGGGCGCGAGCGTCAGCCGTTAGAAGCAGCGCAAGCGCAGTAAGTGCCAGAGGTCACCTGCCAGCTGCTCCTCCTGCATTTCTTGCTCTTTCCCGCCCAACTTTTTTTGCTGCCAGGCATtaaatggaggggggaggagacagAAGGAAAACAGCTACATCTCTGTCCtccttgctcccctcccctttgaaGTTTATTTTGTTAAGTAAAGCATTTGTTATACCGCCCTTAAGCCAATATAAAGCTCCTAGAGGGGCTTCCAAACATCACTTAGCATTTTCCAGATAGGTAGCCGGGTTAGTCTCCTGAGTTGTGTCCAGTTAAGTCcaactcagagtggacccattggaATGAATAAACCTAACATGTTCATTAATTGctgtgggtctattctgagtagaactagcattggttACTACCCTTACAGGTCCCTGCCCTCTGACTGCATTCTAGAAAACATGACATAAAAGAAAAGGGGTTTTGGAGGGACGAAGGAAAAAACCCAGTACTAGTTCAATAATCATTTAAGTGAAACCATTAATGGAAATGGATGGGAAGATGACGTTTTCATTAATGGTTAATGATTAATGATTTATTACTACTATCTTATTAGTCAAACAATTGTGCTGGAATCTAAAAACACAACAAATAATAAACACTCATAAATAGGTTAGAAGTTTCAAAATGCAAATAAGAGTATGACTCAACTTCCTGGGGGTTGCAGCTGTAGTTTCCATAGGACATGAGAAATACTGTGCTCAGGATGTAGGAATATTGGTGGCAAATTCCAGAAAAGGGAAGACATGAACTGACTCAGGATTTGTTCTTATGTTATATGCTAAGATAAGTAGAAGTGTTGGGggtgttgattaggagaaataaGGATAGATATAAAAAGCATAGCAGGTTATATAACGTTTGCAGTTTAGGGCACTTTTGATATATCATTAAGCACAGTGCAGAGATTGTCATAACTACAGTATCTTGTTGGTCCCACAACAAACCCCTTTCCCCATTTTTTGCATCTGGAATTACATTACTGTTGGCAGCTACATTAGATATTGTTAATGCCTTGACCAATTAAGTAATGCAGTCTTGTTCATGAAACTGGCATTGCAGCATTTCAAGAGACCTGACACTGAATTAGTTTCAATAAGGGCCATcccttattttaaaatatggtcTTATTGCAAACTCATATGGCATTGCGAACATTACTTCAAAAGATTGTAGAACAAAACATATCTCTTTGAAGGGCCCCTTCTTTTTGAATTGTTAATATTGCCATCCTACAGGAAGTGTTTTAAGTGCTATACAGACAAAGTCAAATAAGTAATTTTGGATGGTGAGGAGACCTGGGGCTGTTTCATACTGCTTTTCAGTGTATATATACACGATAGCATCcatcaggtagcctcagtggcaaggaatgctttctaccatctccgattggtagcccagctacgtccctatctggacagtgacgacctcgcctcagtcattcatgctctggtaacttctagattggactactgcaatgcgctctatgttgggctgcccttgaagacagttcggaaactacagttagtccagaatgcagcggccagattgttgacgcggacaagaaggtccactcatattacacccgttctggctcgtctgcactggcttcctatttgtttccgggctaaattcaaagtgctggttttgacctataaagccttacacggcatgggaccgcaatacctggtggagcgcctctcccaatatgaaactacccgtacactgcgctcaacatctaaggccctcctccgagtaccatcccatcgagaagcttggagggtggtgactagaaatagggccttttcggttgtggctcccgaattatggactggtctttctgatgaggtgcgcctggcgccgacgctgctatcttttcggtgccagatgaaaacctttttatattcccaggcattttaatgcgtattattatatgtattgttgtattttgttactgtttgattatttttgtttacctttgttggtttgattctattgtattattgtatttatatattcctgattgctttattttatgtacaccgcccagagagcccttgggcttagggcggtatataaattaaattaattaaataaataaataatcacttgttttgctacttttttttaaataaaccacCATAATAAACTTAAAACAATCAGTTATTATGTTGCATAAAGTGTGAGTCAATaaatttgatttggattcctgcactggggttgacttgatggccttatataaggccccttccaactctactattctatgattctatgaaatcattGCCTGCAACTCTGGTGCTCTTTGGTTGTGAATCTTGATATTGTGTAATGATTATTGTAAAGCACCAGGATTGTGTAAATCTTTTCTAATGCTGAAATTAACTCAAAGATCTTCTGTGATAAGGTGATCataagtaacaggaagcagagagaataggtataaatggatagttctcccaatggagagaagtggagaccccccccccaaggatcaatggacctgtgcttttcaacttgtgcataaatgatctagagttggggTTAGTAGTGAGaaagccaagtttgctgatgatcctaaattgttcagggtcattcaAACAAACAGATTGCAAAGaggtccaaaaggacctctccaaactcaatgaataggcagtaaaatagcaaatgcaattcaacgtAAACAAATGTACAGTGatgcatgttggagcaaaaagtcttactttcacatatatgctcatgaggtctgaactggcagtgactgacctggAGTGAGACCTTGAGGTAACTCAGTAGCTCAATAGAGATAGCTCAataaagatgtcaacccagtgtgcaacagctgtgaaaaaggcaaattccatgctagggattattaggaaaggaactgaaaataaaaatgccagtatcataatgccaaTATAAAAATTTATGGTGTgggtgcatttggaatactgtgtacagttctggccaactcacctcaaaaaggatattgtagagttggaaaaggttcagaaaagagcaacaagAATTATTAAGGGAATGGCACAATTCCACTATGAGGAAAGGTCACAgcgtttgaggctttttagtttagagaagagatgacaggatagaagtatataaaattatgcatgtcatagagaatgtggatagataatttttttcctcctctcttgtAACATTAGAACtagtgaacatccaatgaagctggatgtcagacgattcaggacagacaaaagaaagtacttcttcacacagtgcatagttaaaactacagaagtctctcccacaagaggcaatgatggccaccaacctggacagctttaaaagaggattgggcaaattcatagaggataaggctatcggtggctactagccatgatagctatgttctgccttcgTGGTAGgaagtagtatgcttctgaataccctgcaggagaggagagtggctGGCCACAatgagggtgctggactagatgggccattaacctgatccagcaggcacttttTATGGTCTTATGATCATGCTGATGTGTCCATGTGAAAAATTCCATGGAAATATATTTGGAGATATTGTATGAAAAGAGTTGTGTTTATAGATTTAtgttaaaattggttttatgtcTCACCAACAGGgattaacattaaaaatgcaac belongs to Rhineura floridana isolate rRhiFlo1 chromosome 11, rRhiFlo1.hap2, whole genome shotgun sequence and includes:
- the LOC133366869 gene encoding BLOC-1-related complex subunit 6-like, with amino-acid sequence MMEGQHIMAQVHIQTPISSSSSSSSVAGEESRRMLNPARVAARERMVGGRLLDSHSLDGISQVYGAAKVQEGRRATISSALELEGTVSHDGDLTHFVANNLQMKIKMSSRGSLDDTEPPSLSVSSQLPVRGKTADIPPIDPQVISDLERVTRDVAQKVDQMLRALNSAIQNMTALSVGYIQTYRDAVDSLGESVDMSIKGMYTLMARCEELDRSMQPVHTLAKQIREIKRTLEIFEALCK